The genomic region CGCGATTCGGCAGTCGTGCTTGGACGGATCAAATGCTGTGATGTAGTCTATCCCATTCCTTCCGTCTAAGAGTCCTTCCCAATATTCCCAGGGTGTTTTACCAATAGGTGTAATCGCGCCAACACCTGTTACAACAACGCGTTTACGTTTATAGTCTGTCATGATTCAGTTAAAGGTGGCAAAAAGCGGCAGATATTTTTATTTGAAAAGTACTTGTTGGCTATTTACAAGCCAGCATACTTAGTGATTAGCACTGGTCGGTTTTTGATGGGTACTAACTGCTAATTAGCTAGCCATGAAAACCAGACCCCATCCAATCACTTATGACTTAGCAATAGCAATTTGATTATCTATGTAATCTACTGCTTCCTGAACTGTAGTAATTTTTTCAGCAGCTTCATCGGGAATTTCCACTTCAAACTCCTCTTCCAGGGCCATTACTAATTCCACAGTATCCAAAGAATCCGCCTGCAAGTCATTGGCAAAATTTGCTTGGGGGACAACTTTTTCAGGATCAACACTGAGTTGCGCAGCCACAATTTCCTTCACTTTTTTAAGGGTACTCTCGCTCATATAACAAACATTCCTTAACTTCTTGCTGGATCTGCTCACGGTGGACAATTTGTCCTGAGCATATACATATTATCGGAAAGGGTGGTAACTAGCTAGTATTTTTCCAACTATCTACGTGCTATAATCCCCCATAAGGCAATCCCATGGGGAGACGCCAATTATTTATTGCTTCTTACACTCATGCTCAAATACGCCTACTACCCTGGTTGTGTAGCCCAGGGTGCTTGTCGGGAGCTGGATATTTCCACTCGTGCTGTGACCCAATCTTTGGGCATTGAACTGGTGGAAATCAAAAAAGCCGCCTGCTGTGGTTCGGGGACCTTTAAGGAAGATTCCCAATTGTTAGAGGACACTGTTAACGCTCGCAATATAGCCTTAGCAGAAGAACTGAACTTGCCTTTGCTAACTCACTGTAGCACTTGCCAGGGTGTCCTCGGTCGTGTCAATGAACGACTTAAACATTGTCAGGAACATAATCCGGTCTATTTAAACCAAATTAATGGACTGTTAACAAAAGAAAACTGTTCCCCTTACCAGGGTAACACAGAAGTCAAACACATTTTATATGCTCTGATTCAAGACTATGGTTTGGAGAAAATAGCCGAGCGTCTGACTCGTAAATTAAGCAATCTTAAATGTGCTGCATTTTATGGTTGTTATTTACTGCGTTCAGAGAAACATACCAAGGAAGATCCCTTTCACCCTGAAGGAATGGAAAACATATTTAGGGTTTTAGGTGCAACCCCAGTATATTATCGTGGCAGAAATCAATGTTGTGGTTGGCCTCTTGCTAGCTACGGCACGAATGAGTCTTTTAAAATGGCAGGAATGCACATTGAAGAAGCTCTATCCCAAGGTGCGGATTGTATTGTGACACCTTGTCCCCTTTGTCATTTGAACTTAGATTCTCGTCAACCTGAAATTGAGAAAGTAATATCGAAAAAACTGCAATTGCCAATTTTACATTTACCCCAATTAATTGCCCTGGGTCTGGGAATTAGTCCCCAACTACTAGGTTTGGAACGTCATATTGTTTCCACCAAACCAGTTTTGGAAAAGTTAGGACTCTGATTACCATTACTGCGG from Cylindrospermopsis curvispora GIHE-G1 harbors:
- a CDS encoding CoB--CoM heterodisulfide reductase iron-sulfur subunit B family protein, with amino-acid sequence MLKYAYYPGCVAQGACRELDISTRAVTQSLGIELVEIKKAACCGSGTFKEDSQLLEDTVNARNIALAEELNLPLLTHCSTCQGVLGRVNERLKHCQEHNPVYLNQINGLLTKENCSPYQGNTEVKHILYALIQDYGLEKIAERLTRKLSNLKCAAFYGCYLLRSEKHTKEDPFHPEGMENIFRVLGATPVYYRGRNQCCGWPLASYGTNESFKMAGMHIEEALSQGADCIVTPCPLCHLNLDSRQPEIEKVISKKLQLPILHLPQLIALGLGISPQLLGLERHIVSTKPVLEKLGL
- the acpP gene encoding acyl carrier protein, whose translation is MSESTLKKVKEIVAAQLSVDPEKVVPQANFANDLQADSLDTVELVMALEEEFEVEIPDEAAEKITTVQEAVDYIDNQIAIAKS